The Medicago truncatula cultivar Jemalong A17 chromosome 4, MtrunA17r5.0-ANR, whole genome shotgun sequence genome includes a region encoding these proteins:
- the LOC25493260 gene encoding ycf20-like protein: MACQMGSMNLPSKLSITENEGSKRSFIHSCCCQPRFSALTPNVGMKPLPFLQSRFLRRRPGWTVAFALNTDGLSGNGEQQSLNDSGSSLGGTRLGRILSAGGRQLLDKLNSARKNFPTKVFLLLLGFYTANALATILGQTGDWDVLVAGVVVAAIEGIGMLIYKKPPTTRTGRLQSFLVMVNYWKAGICLGLFVDAFKLGS; encoded by the exons ATGGCTTGTCAAATGGGATCTATGAATCTGCCGTCGAAATTATCAATTACAGAGAATGAAGGCTCCAAAAGATCATTTATCCACAGCTGTTGTTGTCAGCCACGTTTTAGTGCTTTAACTCCAAATGTTGGCATGAAGCCTTTGCCTTTTTTACAAAGCCG TTTCCTGAGAAGAAGACCTGGGTGGACAGTAGCTTTTGCGTTGAACACAGATGGATTGTCTGGTAATGGTGAGCAACAAAGCCTAAATGATTCTGGTTCCAGTTTAGGTGGCACTCGATTGGGTAGGATACTAAGTGCAGGTGGCAGACAACTTCTAGATAAGCTGAATTCAGCTAGAAAGAACTTCCCTACGAAAGTATTCCTGCTACTTTTGGGTTTCTACACGGCAAATGCACTAGCCACAATCCTTGGTCAAACCGGTGACTGGGATGTTCTGGTTGCTGGTGTTGTTGTGGCTGCAATTGAGGGTATTGGTATGCTAATATATAAAAAGCCACCTACTACCAGGACCGGGAGGTTGCAGTCTTTTCTTGTGATGGTGAACTACTGGAAAGCGGGCATATGTTTGGGCCTATTTGTAGACGCTTTCAAGCTAGGCAGCTAA
- the LOC11426138 gene encoding guanosine nucleotide diphosphate dissociation inhibitor At5g09550, translating to MDEEYDVIVLGTGLKECILSGLLSVDGLKVLHMDQNDYYGGASTSLNLTQLFKRYRGDDKPPEELGSSREYNVDMIPKFMMANGALVRVLIHTDVTKYLNFKAVDGSFVYNKGKIYKVPATDVEALKSPLMGLFEKRRARKFFIYVQDYEANDPKSHEGLDLNQVTARQLISKYGLEDDTVDFIGHALALHLDDSYLDKPAKDFVDRVKTYAESLARFQGGSPYIYPLYGLGELPQAFARLSAVYGGTYMLNKPECKVEFDGDGKAIGVTSDGETAKCKKVVCDPSYLPDKVQNVGKVARAICIMSHPIPDTNDSHSAQVILPQKQLGRKSDMYLFCCSYAHNVAPKGKYIAFVTTEAETDQPQVELKPGIDLLGPVDEIFYDIYDRFEPTNDHATDGCFISTSYDPTTHFETTVKDVVQMYSKITGKVLDLSVDLSAASAAAEE from the exons ATGGATGAAGAATATGATGTAATCGTCCTAGGCACTGGCCTCAAGGAATGCATCCTTAGTGGTCTTCTCTCTGTTGATGGCCTCAAA GTGTTGCACATGGATCAAAATGACTACTATGGAGGGGCTTCCACATCTCTTAATCTTACACAG CTATTTAAGCGATATAGGGGAGATGACAAGCCACCAGAGGAATTGGGCTCTAGCCGAGAATACAATGTTGACATGATACCGAAG TTTATGATGGCCAATGGAGCTTTGGTTCGTGTGCTCATCCACACCGATGTTACAAAGTATCTGAACTTTAAGGCTGTAGACGGAAGCTTTGTGTATAACAAGGGAAAG ATTTACAAAGTTCCAGCAACAGATGTTGAGGCACTGAAGTCACCTTTAATGGGTCTGTTTGAGAAGCGCCGGGCTCGGAAGTTCTTCATTTATGTCCAAGATTATGAAGCAAACGATCCCAAGTCTCACGAAGGACTTGATTTGAACCAAGTTACAGCAAGACAGCTGATTTC GAAATATGGATTGGAAGATGATACAGTTGACTTTATTGGTCATGCCTTAGCACTTCATCTTGATGACAGTTACTTGGATAAGCCAGCTAAGGATTTTGTCGACAGAGTTAAG ACTTATGCAGAATCCCTCGCACGCTTTCAAGGAGGTTCACCTTACATATATCCACTATATGGACTGGGAGAGTTGCCTCAG GCATTTGCACGGTTGAGTGCTGTGTATGGTGGAACTTACATGCTGAATAAGCCAGAATGCAAG GTAGAGTTTGACGGAGATGGGAAAGCCATCGGTGTGACTTCAGATGGAGAAACAGCAAAATGCAAGAAAGTCGTGTGCGATCCATCATATCTGCCTGACAAG GTTCAAAACGTTGGAAAAGTTGCGCGTGCTATATGCATTATGAGCCATCCTATTCCAGACACTAACGACTCTCACTCGGCCCAAGTCATTCTGCCACAGAAGCAACTTGGTCGTAAATCAGACAT GTATCTTTTCTGCTGCTCTTATGCTCACAATGTAGCTCCCAAAGGAAAATATATTGCTTTTGTTACCACAGAAGCTGAGACTGACCAACCTCAGGTGGAACTGAAGCCTGGAATCGATCTCCTTGGACCAGTCGATGAGATATTCTATGACATCTATGACAGATTTGAACCTACCAATGATCATGCTACCGATGGTTGTTTCATCTCCACA AGCTATGATCCCACAACACACTTTGAAACCACAGTGAAAGATGTGGTTCAGATGTACAGTAAGATCACTGGAAAG GTTCTTGATCTTTCTGTTGACCTGAGTGCTGCAAGTGCTGCAGCTGAAGAATAA
- the LOC11406827 gene encoding magnesium-dependent phosphatase 1, with translation MEEVEKVKAEAVQMIGMFQVLPRLVVFDLDYTLWPFYCECRSKHDTPSLFPHSRGILSALKDEGIDAAIASKSPTPDIATTYLDKLKITSMFVAQEIFYSSTHKTEHFQKIHSKTGVPYNSMLFFDDDNNNMKPVSNLGVTSILVRNGLNLGVFREGLTRFSQNWDASKNKQKRRK, from the exons ATGGAGGAGGTGGAGAAGGTGAAGGCTGAGGCAGTGCAAATGATAGGAATGTTTCAAGTGCTACCAAGGCTCGTAGTGTTCGATCTAGATTATACTCTTTGGCCTTTCTACTG TGAGTGCCGCTCCAAGCACGACACACCTTCTTTGTTTCCCCATTCCAGAGGCATCTTGAGTGCACTCAAAGATGAAGGAATTGATGCTGCCATTGCTTCCAAATCACCAACTCCCGACATAGCAACCACCTATCTTGACAAACTCAAAATCACCTCAATGTTTGTTGCCCAG gAAATATTTTACAGCTCTACACACAAAACAGAACATTTTCAGAAAATTCACTCCAAGACCGGGGTGCCATATAACTCTATGCTCTTTTTCGATGATGATAACAATAACATGAAACCG GTTTCAAATTTGGGAGTTACGAGTATTTTGGTTAGAAATGGTTTGAATCTAGGAGTATTTAGAGAAGGGCTCACAAGATTTTCTCAAAACTGGGATGCCTCAAAGAACAAGCAGAAAAGGCGCAAGTAA
- the LOC11411828 gene encoding beta-ureidopropionase — protein sequence MEKSQNGEENAQLNLSNDGSICGYDSLHHLLKDNLKPHHFQEVNRLLTGLNCGKVLETITLPESATSLSVKHGFDAQAFSFRADKELLREPRVVRVGLIQNSIAIPTTAHFVDQKKALFEKLRPIIDAAGSSGVNILCLQEAWMMPFAFCTREKKWCEFAEPADGESTKFLQSFAKKYNMVIISPILERDVNHGEVMWNTAVVIGNHGNIIGIHRKNHIPRVGDFNESTYYMEGNTGHPVFETEFGKIAINICYGRHHPLNWLAFGLNGAEIVFNPAATVGELSEPMWPIEARNAAIANSYFVASINRVGTETFPNPFTSGDGKPAHADFGHFYGSSYISAPDASCTPSLSRNRDGLLVTDMDLNLCRQYKDKWGFRMTARYELYVETLAQYVKPEFEPQVIRDPLLHKRC from the exons ATGGAGAAGTCTCAAAACGGAGAAGAAAATGCACAACTCAACCTTTCCAACGATGGTTCTATTTGTGGCTACGATTCCCTTCACCATCTTCTCAAGGACAATCTTAAACCGCATCATTTCCAG GAAGTAAATCGTTTGCTTACTGGGCTTAATTGTGGAAAAGTACTTGAAACAATTACTCTCCCAGAATCTGCTACATCTCTCTCTGTCAAACATGGTTTTGATGCCCAG GCTTTCAGCTTTCGTGCTGATAAAGAACTATTAAGGGAACCTCGAGTTGTGAGGGTTGGTTTGATTCAAAACTCTATTGCCATCCCAACAACGGCTCACTTTGTGGACCAAAAGAAAGCACTTTTTGAGAAACTCAGACCAATTATTGATGCTGCCGGTTCATCGGGGGTCAACATATTATGCTTGCAA GAAGCATGGATGATGCCATTTGCCTTTTGTACACGGGAGAAAAAATGGTGTGAATTTGCAGAACCTGCCGATGGAGAATCAACAAAATTTTTGCAAAGCTTTGCAAAGAAGTATAACATGGTGATTATAAGCCCAATTCTTGAAAGGGATGTGAACCATGGAGAGGTTATGTGGAACACTGCCGTCGTAATTGGGAATCACGGCAATATAATTGGAATACACAGGAAG AACCATATACCAAGAGTTGGAGACTTCAATGAGAGCACATATTATATGGAAGGAAATACTGGTCACCCTGTATTTGAAACAGAATTTGGAAAGATTGCCATTAATATATGTTATGGTAGGCACCATCCTTTAAATTGGTTAGCTTTTGGCTTAAATGGTGCGGAAATTGTTTTCAACCCTGCTGCCACCGTTGGAGAACTCAGTGAACCTATGTGGCCAATAGAG GCACGAAATGCTGCAATAGCAAATAGTTACTTTGTTGCTTCAATCAACCGGGTTGGGACTGAGACATTCCCCAATCCATTTACATCTGGTGATGGCAAACCAGCACACGCAGATTTTGGTCATTTTTATGGATCAAGTTATATTTCAGCACCAGATGCATCCTGCACACCATCTTTATCACGCAACAGGGATGGCTTATTAGTAACAGACATGGATCTTAACTTGTGCAGGCAATATAAAGACAAATGGGGCTTCCGAATGACTGCACGATACGAGTTGTATGTGGAGACACTTGCTCAATATGTGAAACCAGAATTTGAGCCTCAAGTCATCCGTGACCCCTTACTTCATAAGAGATGCTAA